The following coding sequences lie in one Erwinia amylovora genomic window:
- a CDS encoding TULIP family P47-like protein, giving the protein MDMYNWDMVCAVSCRDLNKELKKSVRNNFGEFSWADGAGNRISGMFDRWEIVPGGDVQRLNLITPLITGKLEASVLGKDMNVAVDNLCPKLQVVLAFVSGENGDDTHLKFNCRRISTSSTETASEGSVVILENDINNPLADRDNIVPALFCALMAKMIVARRNDLKFIFAEILTIPATSEVSWMKLHLLRYAYNEKISGELGCLAVLGILRSNAFPPHPDELQPVFDSSLVRDDGNSGFMLSRQVFMKNVVLPALPTVFKGAEISQFYLADGNVIRNSGNISLSPINGYTPYFNHFEMEVVDLRIMLNNARGRCDVVRNSSYVSFDLSAAYIPQLSVVNGVCKVNLVCATRPVFNSQGYDTAAQIFWIFGGWVVDALIQGIRSQMEHLLFEFGNRGISFDIYPIKFSSASEYTECGLAENFFMRN; this is encoded by the coding sequence ATGGATATGTATAACTGGGATATGGTATGTGCTGTTTCCTGCCGCGATCTGAATAAGGAACTTAAGAAGTCGGTGCGCAATAACTTTGGCGAGTTCAGCTGGGCAGATGGTGCGGGAAATCGGATTTCGGGTATGTTTGATCGTTGGGAGATTGTGCCCGGTGGGGATGTGCAGCGGCTTAACCTTATCACACCGCTTATCACAGGCAAACTTGAGGCTTCCGTCCTGGGAAAGGATATGAATGTTGCGGTTGATAACCTTTGTCCAAAACTTCAGGTTGTGTTGGCTTTTGTCAGCGGTGAAAACGGCGATGATACCCATCTTAAATTCAATTGCAGACGTATAAGCACCAGCAGCACGGAAACCGCCAGTGAGGGCAGTGTTGTTATATTGGAAAACGATATTAATAACCCCCTTGCCGACAGAGATAATATTGTGCCTGCGTTGTTCTGCGCACTGATGGCAAAGATGATTGTTGCCCGGCGCAATGATTTAAAATTCATTTTTGCAGAAATTCTGACTATTCCGGCTACAAGCGAGGTTTCATGGATGAAGCTGCACCTGCTCAGGTATGCGTACAATGAGAAAATAAGCGGAGAACTGGGCTGTCTGGCCGTACTGGGGATATTAAGGAGCAACGCTTTCCCACCCCATCCGGATGAACTTCAGCCGGTCTTTGACTCCTCACTTGTCAGAGACGATGGCAACAGCGGATTTATGCTATCCCGGCAGGTTTTTATGAAAAATGTTGTGCTTCCTGCACTGCCAACGGTATTTAAGGGGGCAGAAATTAGTCAGTTTTATCTCGCTGATGGTAACGTAATTAGGAACAGCGGTAATATCTCATTAAGTCCCATTAATGGCTATACCCCCTATTTTAACCATTTTGAAATGGAAGTTGTAGACCTCAGGATTATGCTGAATAACGCCCGGGGCCGCTGTGATGTGGTGAGGAACAGCAGCTATGTCAGTTTCGACTTATCAGCTGCTTATATCCCACAATTATCTGTGGTTAACGGCGTATGCAAAGTGAACCTCGTCTGCGCGACCAGGCCCGTTTTTAACAGTCAGGGGTATGATACGGCAGCGCAAATTTTTTGGATTTTTGGCGGCTGGGTTGTTGATGCGCTGATTCAGGGGATCCGCAGCCAGATGGAGCACCTTCTTTTCGAGTTTGGCAACCGCGGGATAAGCTTTGATATTTATCCGATAAAATTCAGTTCGGCTTCAGAATATACGGAATGCGGTCTGGCAGAGAATTTCTTCATGCGAAATTAA
- the tssC gene encoding type VI secretion system contractile sheath large subunit yields the protein MLMSVKNDNAAGGENIVLERAKAGSVYASLFEKINLNPVSKLSALDIWQDNQAMSDATADERLTAGMRVFLDCLSKAGSKVEKLDKSLIDHHIAELDYQISRQLDAVMHHEAFQRVESLWRGVKSLVDKTDFRQNVKIALLDLSKEDLRQDFEDAPEIIQSGLYQHTYTAEYDSPGGEPVAALISAYEFDASAQDVALLRHISNVSAAAHMPFIGSAGAQFFLKESMEEVAAIKDIGNYFDRAEYIKWKSFRDTDDSRYVGLVMPRVLGRLPYGPDTMPVRSFNYVEEVKGPDHNKYLWTNASFAFAANMVKSFINNGWCVQIRGPQAGGAVQDLPIHLYDLGTGNQVKIPSEVMIPETREFEFANLGFIPLSYYKNRDYACFFSANSTQKPVRYDTADATANSRINSRLPYILLLSRIAHYLKLIQRENIGTTKDRRLLELELNTWVRGLVTEMTDPGDSLQASHPLRDARVVVEDIEDNPGFFRVRLFAVPHFQVEGMDVNLSLVSQMPKAKA from the coding sequence ATGCTGATGTCGGTAAAAAATGATAACGCCGCTGGTGGTGAAAACATCGTGCTGGAGCGTGCGAAAGCGGGCAGCGTGTACGCCTCCCTGTTTGAGAAAATTAACCTGAATCCGGTATCAAAGTTGAGCGCGCTGGATATCTGGCAGGATAATCAGGCGATGTCGGATGCAACGGCCGATGAGCGTCTGACCGCCGGCATGCGGGTGTTCCTGGATTGCCTGAGTAAAGCGGGTTCGAAGGTTGAAAAGCTGGATAAGAGCCTGATTGACCACCATATCGCGGAGCTGGACTACCAGATTAGCCGCCAGCTGGACGCGGTGATGCATCATGAAGCATTCCAGCGCGTCGAATCCCTGTGGCGCGGAGTAAAATCACTGGTAGATAAAACCGATTTCCGTCAGAACGTCAAAATCGCGCTGCTTGACCTGTCGAAAGAGGATTTGCGTCAAGATTTTGAAGACGCGCCGGAAATTATACAGAGCGGGTTGTACCAGCACACGTACACGGCCGAGTACGACAGCCCGGGCGGAGAGCCTGTTGCCGCGCTGATTTCCGCCTACGAGTTTGATGCGTCGGCTCAGGACGTGGCGCTGCTGCGTCATATCTCCAACGTTTCTGCCGCTGCGCATATGCCGTTTATCGGTTCGGCCGGAGCGCAATTCTTCCTGAAAGAGTCGATGGAAGAGGTGGCGGCGATCAAAGACATTGGCAACTACTTCGACCGCGCCGAGTACATCAAATGGAAATCCTTCCGTGATACCGACGACTCCCGCTATGTCGGCCTGGTAATGCCGCGCGTGCTGGGGCGCTTGCCGTATGGCCCGGACACCATGCCGGTGCGCAGCTTCAACTACGTGGAGGAAGTGAAAGGCCCGGACCATAACAAATACCTGTGGACTAACGCCTCGTTTGCTTTTGCGGCCAACATGGTGAAAAGCTTTATCAACAACGGCTGGTGCGTACAAATTCGTGGCCCGCAGGCCGGTGGCGCGGTGCAGGATCTGCCGATTCATCTGTACGACCTGGGCACCGGCAATCAGGTGAAGATCCCCTCTGAGGTGATGATCCCGGAAACCCGTGAGTTTGAATTTGCTAACCTCGGTTTTATTCCGCTGTCGTACTACAAAAACCGCGACTATGCCTGCTTTTTCTCGGCCAATTCCACGCAAAAGCCGGTGCGGTATGATACGGCTGATGCGACGGCCAACAGCCGCATCAACTCGCGTCTGCCGTACATCTTGCTGCTATCGCGCATTGCTCACTACCTGAAGCTTATTCAGCGCGAAAACATCGGTACGACTAAAGACCGCCGCCTGCTGGAGTTGGAGCTGAATACGTGGGTGCGTGGGTTGGTGACTGAAATGACCGATCCGGGTGATTCACTTCAGGCATCACATCCGCTGCGTGATGCCAGAGTGGTGGTGGAAGATATCGAGGACAACCCGGGCTTCTTCCGCGTGAGGCTGTTTGCAGTACCGCACTTCCAGGTGGAAGGCATGGACGTCAATCTGTCGCTGGTGTCGCAGATGCCAAAAGCCAAGGCATAA
- a CDS encoding TULIP family P47-like protein, with product MPVSDISTSGWDVVSITNLDTINKIISNGNRYPPEFSMNDNILGSKISVNGKWGRWLLTNNASGGKINIKCEIAAGTVDYEGSRLNINDSSNHSYIEIELSLRGKHVEPDEWVFDNNIIDDNTCCYQLVADSDNKVIIISAVFSGSEMKNDNLNMILPALFGGWFKNNLSAFDQIFAVILIGLRAKKSDFQWLYPSAYSYAANSSLDNKTTGFGILTLVDGRTDTGKLQQSVDISALRLVNKFGANLALVISKGMFVKHTLLKAAVDLIKHATVSDFIISDSGLSLTNRREMVWQDFHAGDNVYISPILPKEGLILTLQSDYIHLTIQGAYYRPHTGVTVYMGLEQNFRYKVANNARGEPVFVPDEKGLGDAQIVCTVKFDKWLQAVEITMGVIASIASIISLGTLAYSAITARAAATLVAAEREGSVIFSVNAAEAEIVASEATAIARGIVNGAVSNPTIFNVVRMCSAVTATITGAAAGAIAISEAIYKSKYDDMPTFHHFASIITGTSIWPHMNNIKLKSASLADSFVIGLEISQG from the coding sequence ATGCCTGTGAGCGATATATCAACCAGCGGATGGGACGTGGTCAGCATCACTAACCTTGACACCATTAACAAAATTATCAGTAACGGAAATCGCTATCCACCAGAATTCTCAATGAATGACAATATTCTGGGATCCAAAATTAGCGTTAACGGCAAATGGGGGCGATGGCTGCTGACCAATAATGCCAGTGGCGGAAAAATTAATATAAAATGTGAAATAGCAGCAGGAACGGTGGACTATGAAGGGAGCAGGCTGAACATTAACGACAGCAGCAATCATTCATATATAGAAATTGAACTGTCACTCAGGGGGAAACACGTTGAGCCAGATGAATGGGTGTTTGATAATAATATTATTGACGATAACACCTGCTGTTATCAGTTGGTGGCAGACTCCGATAATAAGGTGATTATTATCAGCGCTGTCTTCAGCGGTTCGGAAATGAAAAATGATAATCTGAACATGATATTACCCGCGCTGTTTGGCGGCTGGTTTAAAAATAACCTGAGTGCTTTTGATCAAATTTTTGCGGTGATCCTGATTGGGCTGCGGGCTAAAAAAAGTGATTTTCAGTGGCTTTACCCTTCCGCATACAGCTATGCTGCGAACAGTTCACTTGATAACAAAACCACGGGATTTGGTATTCTGACGCTCGTCGACGGCAGAACGGATACCGGAAAACTGCAGCAGTCCGTTGATATTTCAGCACTCAGACTGGTGAATAAATTTGGCGCAAATCTGGCGCTGGTCATCAGCAAAGGGATGTTTGTCAAGCACACGCTGTTGAAAGCCGCTGTTGACCTGATAAAGCATGCCACAGTCAGCGATTTCATCATAAGCGATAGCGGATTATCGCTGACCAACCGCCGCGAAATGGTATGGCAAGATTTCCATGCTGGCGATAATGTCTATATTTCCCCCATCTTGCCTAAAGAAGGTCTTATTCTGACGCTGCAGTCAGATTATATCCATCTCACCATTCAGGGCGCATATTATCGTCCTCATACCGGGGTCACGGTCTACATGGGCTTGGAGCAAAACTTCAGATATAAGGTAGCTAATAATGCCAGGGGGGAACCTGTTTTTGTGCCGGACGAGAAAGGGCTGGGCGATGCACAGATAGTCTGCACTGTTAAATTTGATAAGTGGTTGCAGGCGGTAGAAATAACAATGGGCGTCATTGCGTCAATCGCTTCTATTATCTCACTCGGTACGCTCGCTTATAGTGCCATAACGGCAAGGGCGGCGGCCACGTTGGTCGCCGCTGAGAGGGAAGGGTCAGTGATATTCTCTGTCAATGCTGCGGAGGCAGAGATTGTTGCTTCAGAAGCAACGGCGATAGCCAGGGGAATTGTGAATGGTGCGGTGTCAAACCCGACAATTTTTAATGTCGTCAGAATGTGCTCGGCGGTGACGGCAACGATTACCGGAGCAGCAGCAGGAGCCATAGCGATATCTGAGGCCATTTATAAATCAAAATATGATGATATGCCTACGTTCCACCATTTTGCTTCAATTATAACCGGCACCAGTATTTGGCCTCATATGAATAATATTAAGCTGAAATCCGCATCGCTGGCCGACAGCTTTGTCATAGGGCTTGAAATAAGCCAGGGGTAA
- the tssB gene encoding type VI secretion system contractile sheath small subunit translates to MSNSWQSEIPKARVNIQLSLHTGGAQKKVELPLKLMVVGDYSNGAEQRAVSEREPVSVDKNNFNSVLSEFSPSLDISVENTLAGDGSEENVSLSFGEMKDFGPEQVARQIPQLKAMLAMRNLLRDLKANLLDNVTFRKELEKILLDPTLSAELRSELSALAPKNA, encoded by the coding sequence ATGTCTAACTCCTGGCAGTCCGAGATCCCCAAGGCTCGCGTTAACATTCAGTTAAGTCTGCACACGGGTGGCGCGCAGAAAAAAGTGGAATTACCCCTCAAGTTGATGGTGGTAGGCGATTACAGCAACGGCGCTGAACAGCGTGCGGTATCTGAGCGTGAACCTGTCAGCGTCGATAAAAACAACTTCAACAGCGTGCTGTCCGAATTCTCTCCCTCCCTGGATATTTCCGTGGAAAACACGCTGGCGGGTGACGGCAGTGAAGAAAATGTCAGCCTCTCTTTCGGTGAGATGAAAGACTTCGGGCCGGAGCAGGTAGCCCGCCAGATACCCCAGCTCAAAGCCATGCTGGCCATGCGCAATCTGCTTCGCGACCTGAAAGCAAACCTGCTGGACAACGTGACCTTCCGCAAGGAGCTGGAAAAAATCCTGCTTGACCCAACGCTCAGTGCTGAACTGCGCAGCGAGCTGTCTGCCCTGGCACCGAAAAACGCCTGA
- a CDS encoding RHS repeat domain-containing protein: protein MKSPSFYSQAGNFISATLGGVDPRTGLFNLSLPLVNLHSAKLAGPALALSLQYSPLSSDNEGFGRGFALNLTRYNLPARKLTLSTGEEYRVSSSGTVVKQKKLNNFIFENTGNATCRVIHKSGLIENLAQYDSLFLPTLITAPDGRSLSFVWSSSHSPSRLVRVTDDDGTVLCAISHADESVATVALDVLPDSVESSYQLIFKFINAHLVRVTSSADAAPLNWNFLYDDVGPANDYRVITSLTSPTGLVEKVDYYADRGMAFPDMAGLAALPCVHLHKIFPGGGQPRIVTQWEWTENNYLGRDAGQNQWQPDTDQMLDILLNDYQYGSTAKVLDMDGSTILSALTRCYNSYHLQVTDSTLRAGKTFLFCTQYHARPGATFAEQPAQYALPALQTRSWDDGSDAPPRTRVTRWQFDEAGNPLRQDGPDGTVTEYVYYPAEGEGEACPADPNAFTRYLKSKTLTPRQVKGDEPVTLLVNSWKKQGALNGQGYAVVPDTVTQTIGSAQIFITREYYREVTDRLSFGREKARTTTLTPDVQSSETYTRRQAFSYNASPMGLRQSEAFIAHDGLLAYRSILRHAHMGYVLSETDAQGVTVNWTYDKAGRVLTRRVMPGMMHERKTTWSYAIEDKGPITLETDAAGNQMKTFYDGAGREASCQRLDWDGAQKWFEVSSRTWGMLGEVVAGACSDWLTDSSEQYRLGTFVSRDGWGCVSEQDFSDGTKSVQITDPVRLTQTVSVHGSAGGESLNSGTFTTLLDEQSRLPLTVTCKDTHGEMQGERRHEWDGLGRLRLNTDELHNKTERSYDAFGRVLVQILADGSKVNRTYAPHLTGNQVACISVTGQDQQGNPHTWQLGMQKFDGLGRVTERTSGGRTTAYIYEGAAPVPSSMTLPSGKILKYAYIPELGNAVSSMTADDAAQTFSYYPATGCLKTAEGGLTRIHHTRNPSGSLKAETFTHGGSTRDTAYTRTLAGKMVTYTDIAARTTTCERDASGRITAIKDAALTVDLKYDALGRLNWQRVKDIATQATLLTRMTFDDFGRETVRSIIDCHGVTLEVVQTWLHNGLLAGRTTQRDRVVIRQERYEYDVRNRLTGYRVSGTSLPQDAYGHQITAQAYRYDPLNNLTTVTTPLIYGSIDVATYCYGNSADPTQLTAVLHTQVGYPPVIRLEYDAEGRMTRDEAGRSLSYDAIGRLAGIGGESRYEYDALNRLVGQNVSDADSRQLYYRGAERVNEVLVQQGQVTRLVKNGHTCLGMSDGSNLTLMSSDRHDSLIWSCDGSQKEGKPHFWLPYGKGGNVGLLPGFNGERSDPVSGSYHLGNGYRVYNPALMRFNCPDSLSPFGAGGINPYAYCAGDPINHTDPSGHISWQGVLGIVTGTLGLAFSVFTAGASIAATSGCMAALGAASTTSLIVGGLGVIADVTAIAGGATEESNPRASSVLGWVSMATGIAGVVTGLAQMGKALTGAKTSVHLSRLEEMGIGSPKVIGAHDFGGYHPHPDIPPTPVHATYTAIDWDSGLPRLNIVAHGTPGFLLVDRDSWVDADALYHLLFEHGVINYNYYEIRMLVCHSAESSSAGISVAERFAQITGRPVEGFHGIMTMHETLNLTGVPISALYMVNDAYAQGGALAATELMHRYRAYITIGPHPTPPIPNISQTFYP, encoded by the coding sequence ATGAAATCACCCTCTTTTTATTCTCAGGCGGGTAACTTTATCAGCGCTACCTTGGGGGGCGTCGATCCGCGCACCGGCCTTTTTAATCTCAGTTTACCGCTGGTTAATCTTCACTCCGCAAAGCTGGCTGGCCCGGCGCTGGCGCTGTCGTTGCAATATTCTCCGCTGTCATCCGACAATGAGGGGTTTGGCAGGGGGTTTGCCCTCAACCTGACTCGCTATAACCTGCCCGCGCGAAAGTTAACGCTATCCACAGGGGAGGAATATCGTGTCAGCAGTAGCGGGACGGTGGTTAAACAAAAAAAACTCAATAACTTTATCTTTGAAAATACGGGGAACGCCACCTGCCGGGTCATTCACAAATCCGGACTTATCGAGAACCTGGCACAATACGATTCGCTGTTTCTTCCCACTCTTATTACCGCCCCCGATGGACGGAGCCTTAGTTTTGTGTGGAGCTCATCGCATTCGCCATCCCGTCTGGTGCGGGTGACAGATGATGACGGAACGGTGTTGTGCGCGATATCCCATGCCGATGAGTCGGTCGCCACTGTGGCGTTAGACGTGCTGCCGGATAGTGTGGAATCGTCATACCAGTTGATATTTAAATTCATCAATGCGCATCTGGTCCGCGTGACCAGCAGTGCAGACGCGGCACCGCTGAACTGGAATTTTCTGTATGACGATGTCGGCCCCGCAAACGATTACCGGGTCATTACCAGCTTAACATCGCCAACGGGGCTGGTGGAGAAGGTCGACTATTATGCTGACCGGGGAATGGCGTTCCCCGATATGGCAGGCCTGGCGGCGCTACCGTGCGTGCATCTGCACAAAATTTTCCCCGGAGGCGGGCAGCCAAGGATCGTTACCCAGTGGGAGTGGACGGAGAATAATTACCTTGGCAGGGATGCGGGCCAGAATCAGTGGCAGCCTGATACTGACCAGATGCTGGATATCCTGCTCAACGATTATCAGTACGGCTCCACGGCAAAAGTGCTGGATATGGATGGCAGCACGATACTGAGTGCGCTGACCCGATGCTACAACAGTTATCATCTGCAGGTGACAGACAGCACGCTCAGGGCCGGAAAAACGTTCCTGTTTTGCACGCAATACCATGCCAGGCCTGGCGCGACTTTTGCTGAACAGCCCGCGCAATATGCCTTGCCAGCGTTACAGACCAGGTCCTGGGATGATGGTAGTGATGCCCCGCCCCGCACGCGCGTTACCCGCTGGCAGTTCGATGAGGCGGGTAACCCTTTGCGTCAGGACGGCCCGGACGGCACCGTCACAGAATATGTTTATTATCCGGCTGAAGGTGAGGGCGAAGCCTGTCCAGCCGATCCAAACGCTTTTACCCGCTATCTGAAAAGTAAAACGCTCACCCCCCGCCAGGTAAAGGGTGACGAACCTGTTACCCTGTTGGTCAATAGCTGGAAAAAGCAGGGGGCGCTAAACGGTCAAGGCTATGCCGTCGTGCCGGATACGGTAACGCAAACCATCGGCAGCGCCCAAATCTTCATCACCCGCGAGTACTATCGTGAAGTGACCGACAGGCTGTCGTTCGGCCGTGAAAAAGCACGTACCACCACCCTGACGCCGGACGTGCAGTCCAGCGAAACCTACACTCGCAGGCAAGCCTTCAGTTATAACGCTTCACCGATGGGCCTGAGACAGTCTGAGGCTTTTATCGCCCACGATGGCCTGTTGGCATATCGCTCGATTTTGCGGCATGCCCACATGGGGTATGTTCTGTCTGAAACGGATGCGCAGGGCGTGACGGTGAACTGGACGTATGACAAGGCAGGCCGCGTATTAACCCGAAGAGTCATGCCGGGAATGATGCATGAGCGTAAAACAACCTGGTCGTATGCCATTGAGGATAAAGGCCCGATCACCCTCGAAACCGATGCGGCAGGCAACCAGATGAAAACCTTCTATGATGGAGCAGGCCGTGAAGCAAGCTGCCAGCGTCTTGATTGGGATGGGGCGCAGAAGTGGTTTGAGGTTTCTTCGCGCACCTGGGGTATGTTGGGTGAAGTGGTTGCCGGTGCCTGCAGCGACTGGCTGACGGATTCGTCAGAGCAATACCGCCTGGGTACCTTCGTCTCGCGTGATGGCTGGGGCTGCGTCAGCGAACAAGATTTCAGTGACGGCACAAAGAGCGTGCAGATCACCGACCCGGTGCGGCTGACTCAAACCGTTTCGGTGCACGGCAGCGCGGGCGGTGAAAGTCTTAACTCCGGGACGTTTACCACGCTGCTGGACGAACAGAGTCGCTTGCCGCTGACGGTGACCTGTAAAGACACCCACGGAGAGATGCAGGGCGAACGCCGCCATGAGTGGGACGGTCTCGGCCGCCTGAGGTTGAACACGGATGAGCTGCACAATAAAACGGAAAGGAGCTACGACGCATTCGGACGCGTGCTGGTGCAGATCCTGGCGGACGGTAGCAAAGTGAACAGAACGTATGCCCCTCATCTCACCGGCAATCAGGTGGCTTGTATTAGCGTTACCGGGCAGGACCAGCAGGGCAACCCGCATACCTGGCAGCTGGGGATGCAAAAGTTTGATGGTTTGGGGCGGGTTACAGAGCGCACCAGCGGCGGCAGAACCACCGCGTACATCTACGAGGGGGCGGCGCCAGTCCCTTCCTCGATGACCTTACCGTCGGGGAAAATACTGAAGTATGCCTATATTCCCGAGCTGGGCAACGCGGTCAGCAGCATGACGGCGGACGACGCAGCGCAGACGTTCAGCTATTACCCCGCAACGGGCTGCCTGAAGACGGCAGAGGGAGGCCTTACCCGGATCCATCATACCCGTAATCCATCCGGTAGTCTGAAGGCGGAGACCTTCACCCACGGGGGAAGCACGCGTGATACAGCCTATACCCGTACGCTGGCCGGGAAAATGGTAACCTACACGGATATTGCTGCCAGAACAACAACCTGTGAACGAGATGCGTCCGGGCGGATAACAGCGATAAAAGATGCGGCCCTGACGGTCGATCTGAAGTACGACGCGCTGGGGCGGCTGAACTGGCAGCGGGTTAAGGACATCGCTACGCAGGCCACATTACTCACCCGGATGACATTCGACGATTTTGGCCGGGAAACCGTCCGTTCGATTATTGACTGCCACGGCGTCACATTGGAGGTGGTTCAAACCTGGCTGCACAACGGCCTGCTGGCTGGCCGGACTACGCAGCGGGATCGGGTAGTGATACGACAGGAGCGGTACGAGTACGATGTCCGCAACCGTCTGACGGGCTACAGGGTGAGCGGAACCAGCCTGCCGCAGGATGCTTATGGCCATCAGATAACCGCGCAGGCGTACAGATATGATCCGCTGAACAACCTGACGACGGTGACCACCCCACTGATATACGGCAGTATTGATGTAGCGACGTACTGTTACGGAAACAGCGCTGATCCTACGCAGCTGACTGCCGTGTTGCACACCCAGGTCGGCTACCCACCGGTCATCCGGCTTGAGTATGACGCAGAGGGGCGGATGACCCGGGACGAGGCGGGACGCTCGCTGTCCTATGACGCCATCGGCAGACTGGCCGGCATCGGCGGTGAAAGCCGTTACGAATATGACGCGCTGAACCGCCTGGTCGGTCAGAACGTCAGCGATGCAGACAGCCGTCAACTCTACTACCGTGGTGCAGAACGGGTGAATGAGGTGTTGGTACAGCAGGGCCAGGTAACCCGCCTGGTTAAAAACGGGCACACCTGCCTGGGGATGAGCGATGGCAGCAACCTGACGCTGATGTCCAGCGATCGCCACGACAGTCTGATTTGGTCATGTGATGGCAGCCAGAAAGAAGGGAAACCGCACTTCTGGTTACCGTACGGTAAAGGAGGTAACGTCGGGCTGCTGCCGGGCTTCAACGGCGAACGATCTGATCCAGTCAGCGGCAGCTACCATCTGGGCAACGGCTATCGTGTTTATAACCCCGCACTGATGCGTTTTAACTGCCCGGATAGTCTGAGTCCGTTTGGTGCCGGGGGCATTAACCCTTACGCATACTGCGCCGGTGACCCGATAAACCACACGGATCCGTCGGGGCACATAAGTTGGCAGGGGGTGTTGGGCATCGTGACGGGGACGCTGGGGCTGGCATTTTCTGTCTTTACGGCGGGAGCATCGATAGCGGCCACGAGCGGGTGTATGGCGGCACTTGGCGCGGCATCGACCACATCGCTGATCGTAGGGGGACTGGGCGTGATAGCGGATGTGACTGCCATTGCAGGTGGAGCCACGGAAGAGAGTAATCCGCGGGCATCATCCGTGCTGGGCTGGGTGTCAATGGCGACAGGTATTGCCGGGGTGGTGACCGGGCTGGCGCAGATGGGTAAAGCCCTTACCGGAGCAAAAACAAGCGTGCACTTGTCAAGACTCGAAGAGATGGGTATAGGATCGCCAAAGGTGATTGGTGCTCATGATTTCGGCGGTTACCACCCGCATCCGGATATCCCCCCCACACCGGTTCATGCCACCTACACCGCAATTGACTGGGATAGCGGACTTCCCCGATTGAATATTGTGGCGCACGGTACTCCGGGGTTTTTACTCGTAGATCGTGATTCATGGGTCGATGCCGATGCGCTTTATCACCTGTTATTCGAGCACGGCGTTATCAACTATAACTATTATGAAATTAGAATGCTGGTTTGTCACAGCGCTGAATCTTCATCTGCGGGAATCAGCGTGGCAGAGCGTTTTGCACAGATAACAGGCCGGCCGGTTGAAGGTTTTCATGGCATTATGACGATGCATGAGACGCTGAATCTTACCGGTGTCCCCATCTCTGCACTGTACATGGTTAATGATGCTTATGCACAGGGAGGGGCGTTAGCCGCGACTGAGCTTATGCACAGGTATCGAGCCTATATAACTATCGGACCGCATCCCACTCCGCCAATACCCAATATTTCTCAAACCTTTTATCCATAA